Proteins encoded by one window of Mycolicibacterium sp. ND9-15:
- a CDS encoding MFS transporter, protein MRTRHPAIVVAVLAAAGISVSLMQTFLIPLIPELPMLLNTSASNASWVITATLLTAAVATPMFGRLGDMYGPKPILIICAVLLTAGSLLAATTTSLLPVIVGRGLQGFGMPIIPLGISVMRASVPAHRVGTAMGLMSASLGVGGALGLPLSAIIAVRFDWHALFWFGAALGVVCAVSFAALVPHIPAVSADRFDALGAIGLAGGLVTLLLAISKGGNWGWTSALTVGLFVASIVIFALFAVWQFRTAAPIVDLRTTLKRPVLTTNLASVAVGFALFAMSLIAPQILEMPAGSGYGLGQSLLQAGLWMAPGGLAMMLSSPVAARIAGMRGPRLTLFVGSTVVAVGYMMGLLLMNSPWQLCLFNVVVSVGVGFAFSSLPALINAAVPVSETAAANGINALARSLGTSISSAVLGAVLAVMTTTVAGQQVPSLAGLRVALMIAAASAVVAALTALAIPKADEADEAAAGLALATDRNGP, encoded by the coding sequence GTGCGGACCCGGCACCCGGCGATCGTCGTGGCGGTGCTCGCGGCAGCAGGCATCAGTGTGTCGCTGATGCAGACGTTCCTCATCCCGCTCATCCCCGAACTGCCCATGCTGTTGAACACCAGCGCGTCGAACGCGTCGTGGGTGATCACCGCGACGTTGCTGACGGCGGCCGTCGCGACACCGATGTTCGGCAGGCTCGGGGACATGTATGGGCCCAAGCCCATCCTGATCATCTGCGCCGTACTGCTTACGGCGGGCTCGCTGCTTGCGGCGACGACGACCTCGCTGCTGCCGGTCATCGTCGGCCGCGGCCTGCAGGGGTTCGGGATGCCGATCATCCCGTTGGGCATCAGCGTGATGCGGGCGTCGGTGCCGGCTCACCGGGTCGGCACCGCGATGGGCCTGATGAGCGCATCGCTGGGGGTGGGTGGCGCCCTTGGACTTCCGCTTTCGGCGATCATCGCGGTCCGCTTCGACTGGCACGCTCTGTTCTGGTTCGGCGCCGCCCTGGGGGTGGTGTGCGCGGTGTCGTTCGCCGCGCTGGTGCCGCACATCCCTGCCGTCTCCGCCGACCGCTTCGACGCGCTGGGCGCGATCGGTCTCGCGGGCGGGTTGGTGACGCTGTTGCTCGCGATTTCCAAGGGCGGAAACTGGGGTTGGACGAGTGCACTCACCGTGGGCTTGTTCGTCGCGTCGATCGTGATCTTCGCGTTGTTCGCGGTGTGGCAGTTCCGGACTGCGGCGCCGATCGTGGACCTGCGCACCACGCTGAAGCGGCCCGTGCTGACCACAAACCTGGCCTCCGTTGCGGTCGGCTTCGCGTTGTTCGCTATGTCCTTGATCGCGCCGCAGATCCTCGAGATGCCGGCGGGGTCGGGCTACGGGCTGGGGCAGTCGCTGCTGCAGGCCGGGCTGTGGATGGCGCCCGGTGGACTGGCGATGATGTTGTCGTCGCCGGTGGCGGCTCGGATCGCCGGTATGCGCGGGCCGCGGCTCACGCTGTTCGTCGGCTCGACGGTGGTAGCCGTCGGCTACATGATGGGCCTGTTACTGATGAACAGCCCCTGGCAGCTGTGCCTGTTCAACGTGGTGGTGAGCGTCGGCGTCGGTTTCGCGTTCTCCTCATTACCCGCGCTGATCAACGCGGCGGTCCCGGTATCGGAGACCGCCGCGGCCAACGGGATCAACGCGCTCGCACGGTCGCTGGGTACGTCGATTTCCAGCGCGGTGCTGGGTGCGGTGCTCGCGGTGATGACGACCACAGTGGCGGGGCAGCAGGTGCCGTCACTGGCCGGTCTGCGGGTTGCGCTGATGATCGCGGCGGCTTCGGCCGTCGTCGCCGCGCTCACCGCGTTGGCCATCCCGAAGGCGGACGAGGCCGACGAGGCCGCAGCCGGCCTGGCCCTGGCTACAGACCGTAACGGTCCTTGA
- a CDS encoding DUF3817 domain-containing protein gives MTEPPITSAENIRKALLGYRVLAWTTGIWLIALCYEMVMKYVYHVEGLNWIAVVHGWVYFVYLLFTANLAVKVRWPIGKTIGVLLAGTIPLVGIIVEQVQTKEIKDRYGL, from the coding sequence ATGACCGAACCACCGATCACCTCCGCAGAGAACATCCGCAAGGCGCTCCTGGGCTACCGGGTGCTCGCCTGGACGACCGGCATCTGGCTCATCGCACTCTGCTACGAGATGGTGATGAAGTACGTCTACCACGTTGAGGGCCTGAACTGGATCGCGGTCGTCCACGGCTGGGTGTACTTCGTCTACCTGCTGTTCACTGCCAACCTTGCGGTCAAGGTGCGGTGGCCGATCGGCAAGACCATCGGCGTGCTGCTGGCCGGCACGATTCCCCTCGTCGGGATCATCGTCGAGCAGGTGCAGACCAAGGAAATCAAGGACCGTTACGGTCTGTAG
- a CDS encoding SRPBCC family protein: protein MARWYPLASADADFLVSAPHVFRYEKRFAATPERVWESLTSDESLAAWGPSIKNVTWTSPRPFGVGTTRDVVAPGGAVMRERYFYWDDGHQHSFYVYESTLPLFKRFAEDYIVEVDGDHTRFTWVVAIEPKNAMSLPVKVLAPVLKAGFGRVPSGGQSYFAKKA, encoded by the coding sequence GTCCGCCGATGCCGACTTCTTGGTCTCGGCCCCGCACGTTTTCCGCTACGAGAAGCGATTCGCGGCGACGCCGGAGCGAGTGTGGGAGTCGCTGACCTCGGATGAGTCGCTAGCGGCGTGGGGACCGTCGATCAAGAACGTCACCTGGACCTCACCCCGTCCGTTCGGCGTCGGTACGACGCGCGACGTGGTCGCTCCTGGTGGCGCCGTCATGCGTGAGCGCTATTTCTACTGGGACGACGGCCATCAGCACTCGTTCTACGTTTACGAATCGACGTTGCCGCTCTTCAAACGCTTCGCCGAGGACTACATCGTCGAGGTCGACGGCGATCACACGCGGTTCACGTGGGTGGTCGCGATCGAACCGAAAAACGCGATGAGTCTTCCGGTCAAAGTGCTGGCACCGGTGCTCAAGGCCGGCTTCGGGCGCGTACCCAGCGGTGGACAGAGCTACTTCGCCAAGAAGGCGTGA